One window from the genome of Amycolatopsis sp. NBC_01480 encodes:
- a CDS encoding DUF4873 domain-containing protein, whose amino-acid sequence MSEHDEDGYAGPATLVANGRELPIEVDLRGYFQPIDGYYHWYGRISATPAVTDLAGGKKTPCEIRIADRTAPGELSDPDPWGRYRVMGTSTPPFAVPTTLEDLNA is encoded by the coding sequence ATGAGCGAGCACGACGAAGACGGCTACGCAGGCCCCGCAACCCTCGTCGCCAACGGCCGGGAACTCCCGATCGAGGTCGACCTGCGCGGCTACTTCCAGCCCATCGACGGCTACTACCACTGGTACGGCCGGATTTCCGCCACCCCAGCCGTCACCGACCTGGCCGGCGGCAAGAAGACACCGTGCGAAATCCGCATCGCCGACCGCACCGCCCCCGGCGAACTCTCCGACCCCGACCCGTGGGGCCGCTACCGCGTCATGGGCACCTCGACCCCACCGTTCGCGGTCCCGACCACCCTCGAAGACCTGAACGCCTGA